One Archangium violaceum genomic window, GCCTACTCCACCATCGCGCTGACCTCGTGGGAGAACGCCTGCTCGTCATTGGCGTGGATGACGAGCGGGGGCAGCACGCTCAGCCCGGTGGGAGCGCCCTTCACGGCGTGCATCAACACGAGCTTCGCGGGGCGCCCCGAGCGCGAGTGCACCATGCGCACGGTCCTCGGCTCCAGCCTCCCCACGCGCAGCGCGGCCATCAGCTCGGACAGCCGTGAGGCCGGGTACACCACGCAGAAGCTCCCCCGGCACCGCAGGAGATACGCCGCCGAGCGCACCACGTCCTCGAGCTCGCAGGCGATCTCGTGCCGCGCGATGGCCTTCTCCATGTCCGTGCTGATCCTCCCCTGCTCCCGCGCCCGGTACGGCGGGTTGCACAGCACGTGGGAGAAGCTCGCCTTCGGGAACAGCCGGGACACGCAGCACAGGTCGCCCCGCACCAGCGACACCTCCCGCTCGCAGCGGTTGAGGTACACGTTGCGCTCGGCGAGGGAGAACAGGCTCGGCTGCAACTCCAGCCCGGTGATGCTGTCGCAGCCCAACCGCCGCGCCAGGATGAGCGGGATGATGCCGCAGCCCGTGCCCAGGTCCATCAACGGCCCCCGGATCGTCCCGGCATCGTAGACGGCGAAGTGCGCGAGCAGCACCGGATCCAACGTGAAGCGATAGCCGCGGCGGCGCTGGAGCACCTTCACCTCACCGCCACAGATGGAATCGAGCGTCTCTCCGGCCCCGGGCCGGAGCTCGAGCGGCATGCGCTGGGGCCACTCCAGCGCTTCTGTCAGCAGGACGCCCACTCCGGGACTAGGCCTCTGGATCCAGGAATAGGAGTCCCGCCGGTGGCGCGGGCTCCACCCGGAGCGTCTTGGGTGGCAGCGTCTGCGCCGCCTCCATCACCGCGCGCACCTCCCAGAGGGGCGGCGGGTTGAGCGCGAAGCCCACCTGGAACATCCCCGCGTGGACGCCTCGCACCAATGACTCCAGCCCCTGCACCGCGAACACCTGTGGGTGACCGGGATCCTCGGGATCCTTGATGCCCAGCACCGTGCGCAGTACCAGCGCGTTGAGCAGCGCCAGGTCCAGGCTGCGCAGCGTCGGGTTGCGCGGCGCGGCCTTCAGGTGCGCCAGATCCAACCCCTGACGGAAGCGGAGGATCTTCCCCCGCCCTCCAGGCAGCACCAGCATCACCGCGTGGTGTCCACGCACCAGCGTGGCCAGCCGCTCGTTCGCCAGCGCCACGCCTCGAGGTGTCGTGAGTGGCTCCTCCAGGTCATAGATGCGCGCGTACGCCGTCACGAGCGCGAGGAACGTCTCCTCCTCGAAGGTCTCCAGCCCCTGGATGGCACGGTGCACCGGCTCGAAGTGTAGCCCCGGATCCGACAGCGGCACGATGGCGGCCAGACTGGGCCTGCGCTCATCCAGCTCGGCAAGGGGACGCAGTGGCGCATCGTCGAGCACCTCCTGGATGCGCCGGGCCATCGGCGAGGGCTCGATGCGCCGCAGCGACACCGGGGCATCCTCGAACGTGCCCTGCCACACGACGCTGCTACGCTCGGCCGCCTCCGCCAGCAGGGCGCGGAGCACCCCATGATCATCCGCCGCCAGGGTGACGGCCGGCTCCACCTGCGCCGAGCGGGGCCGGTAGGGCTCGGTCTCCAGGGGCTCGGCCGCGTCGGATGCCAGGCCGCACAGGAGGAAGCGCACCGGCGGTCCTCCGAGCCCGCCCGCCTGGCTGTACACCTCGGCCAGATACAGGGCCGGCCTCGTGTCGCGAAGGACCGCGCCCGCCGCCCTCAACCGCCCCAGCTCGGCCGTGGGGTCCACCCGATCCAACAGCGGGCGGATGAACGAGGACCGGGGCGGCGCGTTGAACGGACAACCCGCCTCATCGGCCGACAGGTGCGATTCGAGAGAAGGGAGCAGTGCGGAGAAAGGGAGGACACGCGCCATATCCACAACAATGTGAATGCGCCCTCGCCCCGGCCACCGGGCCCTCTCGGCCGCTCGGCGGACGAGCTACCACCAGACGCAGCGGTAGGCCTTGGAGCGTCTCGAGCCGCTCCGCGCCATGTTGGGGCGCTCGGCGGCCTCCTCCCAGAGGAGGCTCACGGTGGTGATGGCACCCGCCGAGCCGAGGAAGGACAGCACGTAGGGGGTGGGCTGGTCGAAGCCGCCGAGCACCAGCGCGGACAGCGCCAGCACCACGGCGCCCACGCCCGCGCCGAAGAGGTTCGCCCGCATGATCTGCGAGGGCGTGGGGTTGTATTTCATCGTGGCCAGCGCGAGCGCCGTCGCCCCAATCCCCGGCGCGATGAGCAGCGAGTCCACCCACGTCTTCCCTTCGATCTTCGAGCCGGAGAAGTGGACGATGGCCAGCAGCAGCGCGCCGTAGATGAGGCCCCACCCGCCACCCGAGGCGATCAGCAGGCCATCATCCAGCGGCAGCTGGCCGCCGCCGACGGCCGCGGTGAGCCACGCGCCCAACTCGGCGCCCACCAGGGCGGACCAGGTCAGCAGGCTCTGATCACGCGTGAGCATGTCCATGAAGCCACCGGCGAACATGCCGCCGATGACGGAGTTGGCGATGCCGAAGTAGCTCATCGGCCTGTCCACCCAGTTGTGGAACTGCCACCACGCGGACGCGCCGAAGCCGAGCCCCGCGCCAATGAGCGTGCCCGCCAGCATGGCCTCGCGCGCGCTGCGATCGAAGTTGAAGCCGTTGGCCATCCCCTGGGTGAAGAAGCCGCCCAGGGCCCCCATGAGGGAGTGGTGCATGATGAAGGTGAGGCTGCCCGGCCCGGACAGGAACGCGCCGTAACGCACCCGGCCATCGAGGATGGCGCCATCCTCGCTCTCGGGTATCGAGGTGGCGGCGGGAGGCAGCTGCTCCTCCTGGGAGAGCGGCGCCTGGGGCTCGGTGCGCAGCGAGGCCGTGTCCGGTGGAAGCACCGGCGCATCGGCGGAATACTCCTCCTGGGCCCGGGCGACGCCCGGCGCGGCGAGCAGGAGGACGACGGCGAAGGACAACCAACGGGTCAACGAGGACACTCGAATCACTCCTTGTCCGGACACGGGGCGGCATCAAACCCCAATCGGGGACCGATGCAGCGGGAATCTCGTGGATTCGGGGGAGCGTGGATCCGACAGAAAGTCACAGCACTGTTGACTTCCGCGCGCCCGGCGGCGAGACCCGGGTTCCCCTACCGCCCGGGGATCGATAGACAGACCGGGCGGGAACATCACGACTCCCAGGAGCGCCATATGGGCATGATGAAGTTCGAGGTCCCCCACACCCTCTCCAAGGACGACGCCAGGAAGCGCGTCGAGCAGCTCCTCAAGTACTGGACGGACAAGTACGGCGTGAAGGCCGACTGGTCCGGTGACGGAGCGAAGGTGATCGGCAAGGTGATGGGCATCAACCTGGATGCCAGCTTCACCATCACCGACGGTGCCATCCAGGGCGAGGGCACCGACCCCGGCATGCTGCTGCGCGGCCAGGCCAAGTCCTACCTGCAGAAGAAGTTCAGCACCGTGCTCGACCCGAGCAAGAGCGCCGACGAGGTGGACAAGGGCCTGGCGTAGCGGCCTACAGCAGCGGGCCCTCCTCCAGCGCGGCGAGCGCGTAACGAGCCGCGCGGGAGATGGCCTCGGCCGAGTCCGGCAGCTCCGGGTAGTGGCCGGCCAGCGGGCGCTGAGGGAAGCGCAACTGCGAGATGGCGTTGCGGTAGCTGCGCCGCGCCGCATCGTGGTCCTTCAGCCGCTCGTGCACCTGCGCCATCAGGTAATGCCCGATGGCCAGCGAGGGCTCCAGGAAGAGCGCCTTGCCCAGCTCCGAGCGGGCCTCGTCGAGCTCTCCGGCCTGCAGCGCCGCCAGTCCGCCGAACACCCGCGCCTCCACGCACAGGGGCTCGCGGTTGATGGCCTGCGCGAAGGCCTCGCGCGCATCGACGATCCGCCCCGTCAGCGAGTAGAGGTTGCCCACGGTGAGCAGCGCGTCCAGGTGGCCCGGCTCGTCAACCAGGAGCTGCTCCACGGTTGACACGGCGGACACGAAGTCACCGCGCTCGATCATCCGCACGGCCGCGTTGAGCCGCTCGCCCGGGGCCAGCATCAGCGACCACGCGGGCATCTCACCCGTGCGCGTCCGTGGCATCTCGGCGCTCGCCGAGGACATCTCGAGCGACTTCCGGGGCGGCTCGGTGGGAAGGGCCGAGGGGCTCGTCGACGCGGCCGCCTCGGGCGCCTTCGCCGCGGGCACCTCCATCGTCCTGCGGGGGGCCGGCGGGGGCTGCTTGGACACCTCGAGCGTCTTCTGAAGGGCCCGGGTGGACGGCATCATGGACAGCGAGTCCCGGGGCTTCGTGTCCATCGGGCGCTCACCCACCGTGGGCAGCGAGCCGATCGTCATGGGCCTCGGGCCGGAGCCCGGAGCGCGCGGCGACAGAGACTTCACGGGCCGCCGGTAGACGAACGAGCCCTCCATCTCCACCATCTCGAAGCGGTCGTAGACCTTGAAGAGGCTCTCCGAGTAGCCCAGCAGCAGCAGGGCCCCGGGCCGCAGCGCCGCGAGGAAACGATCCATCAGCGCGCGGATGGTGGGCAGGTCGAAGTAGATGATGACGTTGCGGCAGAGGATGAGGTCCAACGACTCCGGCTTGACCTTTTCGAAGACGGGGACGGCGAGGTTCTGCCCGTCGAAGCGGACGTAGTCCTTGAGCGACGAGACGACCTCGTACCCCTCCATCACGGGCCGGAAGAAGCGCACCCGACGATCATGGGGAATGCCGGACACGCGCCGCCCCGAGAAGCGCCCCTGCTTCGCGGCCTCCACCGCGGCGAGGTTCAGGTCGGTGGCCCACAGGTCCACCTCGAAGGGGAGCGCGCCCAGCTCGGCCAGCACCATGGCCAGGCTGTAGGGCTCCTCACCGGTGGCGCACCCGGCGGACCAGATGGACACCCGGCGGTTCTCCCGCCGCGCCCGAGCCAGCGCCTCCGGGAGGATGCGGCTCTCCAGCGCCCGGAACTGCTTGGGATCCCGGAAGAACTCCGTGTGCCCCACCGTGACGAGCGGCAGCAGCGCGCGCAGCTCGTCCTCCGCGGTGCGCAGGCGCCGCACGTACTCCTCGGCGTCCTCGATGCCCACCGCGGGCATGCGCGTGGACAGCGCCAGCCGGAGGCTGTGATAGCCGTCCGGAGTGATCTTCAACCCCGCCCGCTCCAGCAGGAGGGAGGCCAGCTGCTGCAGGGCCCTGGAGGTCACCGTCAGCATGTCTGCACCCACTGGACGAGCATTGGTCCTATCTGATCGAGCGGCAGGATTTCCTCGGCGGCACCGAGCCGCACGGCCTCCTTGGGCATTCCGTACACGGCGCAGCTCGCCTTGTCCTGGGCGATGGTACGCCCACCGCGCTCGCGGATTTCCTTGAGTCCCCGGGCGCCGTCGCGGCCCATGCCCGTGAGGATGACGCCCAGCACGCGCGTCCCGAAGGACTCCGCCGCCGACGTCAGCAGCACGTCACACGAGGGCCGGAAGCCGCGCACTGGCGGGCTCGGGTCCAACACCAGCCGGCCCCTGGGGCGCACCACCAGATGCGTGCCCGAGCGCGCGATGTAGACGGAGCCGGGCGCCATCTCCTCGCCGTCGTTGGCCTCCACCACGCGCAGCGGCGTCTCGGAGCCGAGCCACTGGGCCAGGCCCTCGGTGAAGCCGTCGCTGATGTGCTGGCAGATGCACACGGGCGCGGGGAAGTCGCGGGGCAACGTCTTGAGCAACACGGAGAGCGCCTTGGGCCCTCCCAGGGATGAAGCGATGGCCACCAACGGATAGGGCGCGTCGGTGGGCGCGGGACGAACGTTCGGCTTCTGGGCCTGCACGGGGCGCGACACGCGCACCTCGGCGAGCAACATCAGCTTGCGGCCCACCGTCTGCCAGAAGTCGATTCCCGGCTCGGCGGGCCGATCCACCACGTCCACGGCCCCGTACGCGAGCGCCTGGAAGGCCTCCGCGCCGGAGAGCGCGCCCGGGTGGAGCGCGAGCACCGGCACGGGCCGCTCCGCCATCACCCGTTGAATGGCCTTGAGCGCCTCCGGGCCCGACAGGTCCACCACGACCACGTCCGGGTGCAAGCGCTGCACCCCTTCCAGGGCCTCGGAGAACTCGCAGACGTTGCCGGCCGGGGCGAGCACCACCCCGTCGAACAACCCCCGCGAGGCGCTCCGAAGCACCTCGCCCACGAGCAACACCCGGTATGCGGACGCGCCGACGTCCAAGCGGCCCCCTTGATCAGGTCAGACGATCGATGGTCTGCGCGAGGCTCTCCACACCGAGCTCGCCCTTGACCAGGTACGCATCGGCCCCCGCCTCGGCGCCGCGCCGCCGGTCTTCCGGCGACGCGAGCGAGGAGAGGATGATGACCGGGATGCGGGCCAGCCCCACGGTGGTCTTGAGCCTCCGTGTGAGGGAGAAGCCGTCCAGCCGGGGCATCTGCACGTCCGTGAGGATGAGATCGTACTGCTGGGACTGGGCCCTGAGATAGCCCTCCTCTCCGTCCTGGGCCTCGTCCACGGTGTGCCCCAGCGCCTTGACGAGCGCGGATTCGGTGGCGCGCGCGATGGGCGAGTCGTCCACCAGCAGCACCCGCAGGCGCTTGGTGGCCTGGTTCTGGGTGACGGGCCGCGCCATGCGGCGCACCTCGGACATGATGTCCGGCACGTGGAGGAGCACGGCGATGCGGCCGTCCTCCAGCGCGGCGGTACCGGCGATGAAGGCGGCGCCCTTGAGGAACTCGCCGCCGCAGGGCTTCACCGCCACCTCGCGCTCGTCCACGAAGCCGTCCACCACCAGGGCGGCCAGGTCGTCGCCATGACGCACCACCACGGCGGGCGGCTTGTCGAAGCGGTTGCCTCCGTTGACGCCCAGCAGCGGCCCCAGGCCCACCAGCGCGATGGGCTTGCCCCGGTGCTTCACCGCCAGGGTGCCGAAGACCTCCATGCGGTCGTCCGGCTTCACGCGCATCACCGCCACCACGTCGGCGGCGGGCATGCCGTAGACATCGTCACCCAGGCGCACCAGAAGCACCTTCATCAACGCCAGCGACTGCGGCAGGCGCAGGGTGATGGTGGAGCCACGGCCCAGGCGGCTGACGATGCCCACCGAGCCACCCAGCGATTCCACCTTCTTCTTGACGACGTCCATGCCCACGCCGCGGCCGGAGATGTCGGTGATCTCCTCGCGGGTGGAGAAGCCGGCCCGGAACACGAGCTCGATGGCCTCGCGCTCGGAGAGGGAGGCGGCCTGGGACTCGGTCAGCAGGCCTTTGCGGACGGCGACGGCCCGCAGCTTCTGCGGATCCATTCCGCGGCCATCGTCGTCCAGCTCGATGCTGAGCATGTCACCGTCGGCACGCACGCGGATGCGCAGGCGGCCCGCGGCGGGCTTGCCGAGCATGCGGCGCTCGTCGGGTGACTCGATGCCGTGGTCCACGCCATTGCGCAGCAGGTGCACCAGGGCGTCGCGCACGTCGGCCAACATCGAGCGATCCACGCCGAGGTCGGCGTTCTCGACGATGAAGTCCACTTCCTTGGACTGGGCGCGAGCGATGTCGCGCACGGCCCGCGGGAAGGCGTCGAAGACGGTGGACAGCGGCACGAGGCGGGCCTCGGCCACGTGGTCCGCCATCATCGCCAGGTTGCCGTGCAGCGTCTCGATGCCGTCGCCGTTGTTGCGGACGAAGCGGAACGCATCGTCGCGCAGCATGTGCAGATCGCCCTCGATGCGCTCGAGGTCGTTGCGCAGCACGTTGGGCACGTCCAGCTTCTCGGCCAGCTTGAGGAAGCGGTCGCCCAGGCGCGAGAAGCGGTTGAGCAGGGCCTCGATCTCGGAGGCGCGCAGGCGTCCGCGCGCGCTCTCCACCAACAGGTCACCGGCGAGCAGGCCGAGTGAGTCGAGCACCTCGACGTTCACGCGGATGCTGCGATCGGCGAGCGCCTTGGTGGTGTGCGTCTCCTCGTGGGCGTGCTCGGCCTTGGTGGCCCGGGGCTGCGGCGCGGGAGGCGCCACGGCGGCGGGAGGCGGAGCCGGAGGAGGCACGAAGACGGGCTCGGCGGGCTCCACGATCACGTTCGCGGCGGGCACCACCGGAATGGCCGTTTGCGAGGGCGACTTGATGCCCCCGATCGGCGGTATCGCATGCCCGGAAGCGGCGGCGAGCGCCTCGACCATCTCCTGCGAGGCCGGGGTGCCCGTCTGGGCGCCCTCGGTGTCCTCCAGGAGATCCGAGATGATGTCGCACGCGCGCAACAGGAGGTCCGTCGCCACTTCGGTGGCGGTCCTCCCGTCGCGTTCGGCGCGGAGTACGTCCTCGGCCGCGTGTGCGAGCTGACCGATGGCGGCCAGGCCCAGCATGCGGGCCTCGCCCTTCATCGTGTGCAGCTCGCGCGCGACCTCGTCCGCCGCCTGATCCGCGGTGGGCTTCTCGAGATCGAGCACGCCCAACTGGATCTTCTGGAGACGGTCTGCGCTGACCTCCTGGAACTTCTGCAGGAGGGATCTCTTGAGGGACTCGGTGTCCATGACCGGAGGGCCTCGGGACGGAGATCCGCCCCGTGCCCCTCCCTCTCCTGTTGTCAGTCGGCCTTGAAGCGCTTGATGAGCTCGGCCAGACGACCGGCGAGCTGCGTGAGTTCGGCGGCGGCACCCGTGGCCTGCTTGGAGGCCTGGGTGGTCTGACGCGTGACGTCCTCGATCTCCGCCATGGAGGCCACCACCTGCTCGGTGGCGGTGCGCTGCTGCTGGGTGGCGAGGTTGATGACGCGGGCGGCGTCGCTCGTCTCCTGCACGCCGGCGAGGATGCCCTCGACGGCCTGCGCGGCCACCGCGCCCAGCTTCTCACCGGACTCCGTGGCCTCCTTGGAGGCATCCGCGGCGGTGCCGGCGGCGGCCGTGGCCTCGCGGATCTCGGTGATCAGGTTCTTGATCTCCTTGGTGGACTCCATGACGTTCTCCGCCAGGCGGCGCATTTCGGCCGCGACGATGGAGAAGCCCTTGCCCGCCTCACCGGCGCGGCTGCCCTCGAGGGCCGCGTTGAGCGCGAGCAGGTCCGAGCGGTCGGCGATCTCGTCGATCACCTCGACCACGGTGCCGATGCGCTCCACGCGCTTGGACAGCTTGGCGATGGAGTCGGCCACCGCGACACCGTCGCTGCGGATCTGCTGCATGGCCTGGATGAACTCGCCGATGGCGCCCCGGCCCGCGCGAGCGGCACCCAGGGTCTCCTCGGCCACGCGCGCCACGCTGCCGGCGTTCTCGGCGATCTGCGCCGACGCGTGCTTGAGCTCCTCCATGGTGGCCGTAGTCTCGTGGATGGCCGCGGCCTGCTCGGTGGAGCTCGTCTCGTGCTGCGTGGAGGCGGCGAGCACCTGGTTGGCGGACGAGGACAGGCGCAGGGCCGCCTCGTTGATCTCCCGCACGAAGGTGCGCAGCGTCTCGATCACCTTGCCGAAGCCCTCGAGCAGGGGCCCGAGCTGGGGATCCTCGGTGGAGGTGTTCCACTGGGCCAGGTCACCCTCGCGCACCAGGGTGATGAGCGCGTCGATGGCCTGATCGATCTCCTGGGCGGCCACC contains:
- a CDS encoding polyhydroxyalkanoic acid system family protein, with translation MGMMKFEVPHTLSKDDARKRVEQLLKYWTDKYGVKADWSGDGAKVIGKVMGINLDASFTITDGAIQGEGTDPGMLLRGQAKSYLQKKFSTVLDPSKSADEVDKGLA
- a CDS encoding methyl-accepting chemotaxis protein, with protein sequence MSPADTKNEVVPTEGSVPRAKKAGSLKPLTDTVIAVLAGNLEARVPKNAVDDDAADLANLFNQLLDRHAAAERRKQVAAQEIDQAIDALITLVREGDLAQWNTSTEDPQLGPLLEGFGKVIETLRTFVREINEAALRLSSSANQVLAASTQHETSSTEQAAAIHETTATMEELKHASAQIAENAGSVARVAEETLGAARAGRGAIGEFIQAMQQIRSDGVAVADSIAKLSKRVERIGTVVEVIDEIADRSDLLALNAALEGSRAGEAGKGFSIVAAEMRRLAENVMESTKEIKNLITEIREATAAAGTAADASKEATESGEKLGAVAAQAVEGILAGVQETSDAARVINLATQQQRTATEQVVASMAEIEDVTRQTTQASKQATGAAAELTQLAGRLAELIKRFKAD
- a CDS encoding protein-glutamate O-methyltransferase, with protein sequence MLTVTSRALQQLASLLLERAGLKITPDGYHSLRLALSTRMPAVGIEDAEEYVRRLRTAEDELRALLPLVTVGHTEFFRDPKQFRALESRILPEALARARRENRRVSIWSAGCATGEEPYSLAMVLAELGALPFEVDLWATDLNLAAVEAAKQGRFSGRRVSGIPHDRRVRFFRPVMEGYEVVSSLKDYVRFDGQNLAVPVFEKVKPESLDLILCRNVIIYFDLPTIRALMDRFLAALRPGALLLLGYSESLFKVYDRFEMVEMEGSFVYRRPVKSLSPRAPGSGPRPMTIGSLPTVGERPMDTKPRDSLSMMPSTRALQKTLEVSKQPPPAPRRTMEVPAAKAPEAAASTSPSALPTEPPRKSLEMSSASAEMPRTRTGEMPAWSLMLAPGERLNAAVRMIERGDFVSAVSTVEQLLVDEPGHLDALLTVGNLYSLTGRIVDAREAFAQAINREPLCVEARVFGGLAALQAGELDEARSELGKALFLEPSLAIGHYLMAQVHERLKDHDAARRSYRNAISQLRFPQRPLAGHYPELPDSAEAISRAARYALAALEEGPLL
- a CDS encoding tRNA1(Val) (adenine(37)-N6)-methyltransferase, with amino-acid sequence MPLELRPGAGETLDSICGGEVKVLQRRRGYRFTLDPVLLAHFAVYDAGTIRGPLMDLGTGCGIIPLILARRLGCDSITGLELQPSLFSLAERNVYLNRCEREVSLVRGDLCCVSRLFPKASFSHVLCNPPYRAREQGRISTDMEKAIARHEIACELEDVVRSAAYLLRCRGSFCVVYPASRLSELMAALRVGRLEPRTVRMVHSRSGRPAKLVLMHAVKGAPTGLSVLPPLVIHANDEQAFSHEVSAMVE
- a CDS encoding chemotaxis protein CheB, producing the protein MDVGASAYRVLLVGEVLRSASRGLFDGVVLAPAGNVCEFSEALEGVQRLHPDVVVVDLSGPEALKAIQRVMAERPVPVLALHPGALSGAEAFQALAYGAVDVVDRPAEPGIDFWQTVGRKLMLLAEVRVSRPVQAQKPNVRPAPTDAPYPLVAIASSLGGPKALSVLLKTLPRDFPAPVCICQHISDGFTEGLAQWLGSETPLRVVEANDGEEMAPGSVYIARSGTHLVVRPRGRLVLDPSPPVRGFRPSCDVLLTSAAESFGTRVLGVILTGMGRDGARGLKEIRERGGRTIAQDKASCAVYGMPKEAVRLGAAEEILPLDQIGPMLVQWVQTC
- a CDS encoding hybrid sensor histidine kinase/response regulator; translated protein: MDTESLKRSLLQKFQEVSADRLQKIQLGVLDLEKPTADQAADEVARELHTMKGEARMLGLAAIGQLAHAAEDVLRAERDGRTATEVATDLLLRACDIISDLLEDTEGAQTGTPASQEMVEALAAASGHAIPPIGGIKSPSQTAIPVVPAANVIVEPAEPVFVPPPAPPPAAVAPPAPQPRATKAEHAHEETHTTKALADRSIRVNVEVLDSLGLLAGDLLVESARGRLRASEIEALLNRFSRLGDRFLKLAEKLDVPNVLRNDLERIEGDLHMLRDDAFRFVRNNGDGIETLHGNLAMMADHVAEARLVPLSTVFDAFPRAVRDIARAQSKEVDFIVENADLGVDRSMLADVRDALVHLLRNGVDHGIESPDERRMLGKPAAGRLRIRVRADGDMLSIELDDDGRGMDPQKLRAVAVRKGLLTESQAASLSEREAIELVFRAGFSTREEITDISGRGVGMDVVKKKVESLGGSVGIVSRLGRGSTITLRLPQSLALMKVLLVRLGDDVYGMPAADVVAVMRVKPDDRMEVFGTLAVKHRGKPIALVGLGPLLGVNGGNRFDKPPAVVVRHGDDLAALVVDGFVDEREVAVKPCGGEFLKGAAFIAGTAALEDGRIAVLLHVPDIMSEVRRMARPVTQNQATKRLRVLLVDDSPIARATESALVKALGHTVDEAQDGEEGYLRAQSQQYDLILTDVQMPRLDGFSLTRRLKTTVGLARIPVIILSSLASPEDRRRGAEAGADAYLVKGELGVESLAQTIDRLT
- a CDS encoding DUF1015 family protein yields the protein MARVLPFSALLPSLESHLSADEAGCPFNAPPRSSFIRPLLDRVDPTAELGRLRAAGAVLRDTRPALYLAEVYSQAGGLGGPPVRFLLCGLASDAAEPLETEPYRPRSAQVEPAVTLAADDHGVLRALLAEAAERSSVVWQGTFEDAPVSLRRIEPSPMARRIQEVLDDAPLRPLAELDERRPSLAAIVPLSDPGLHFEPVHRAIQGLETFEEETFLALVTAYARIYDLEEPLTTPRGVALANERLATLVRGHHAVMLVLPGGRGKILRFRQGLDLAHLKAAPRNPTLRSLDLALLNALVLRTVLGIKDPEDPGHPQVFAVQGLESLVRGVHAGMFQVGFALNPPPLWEVRAVMEAAQTLPPKTLRVEPAPPAGLLFLDPEA